A window from Leucoraja erinacea ecotype New England unplaced genomic scaffold, Leri_hhj_1 Leri_251S, whole genome shotgun sequence encodes these proteins:
- the tppp2 gene encoding tubulin polymerization-promoting protein family member 2 yields the protein MADAAGSVSELERSFRKFAVHGDTKATGHEMSGKNFAKLCKDCKVIDGKTTTGTDVDIVFTKVKAKSARVITFEEFKQALKELSKKRFKSMGEEEAVEAVHALVAGKEPVLVGVTKVAKAGAVDRLTDTSKFTGSHKERFDQSGKGRGRAGREDPLDNTGFVAAYKGQGTYDDKVKGSK from the exons ATGGCGGACGCAGCGGGGTCGGTGTCCGAGCTGGAGAGGTCGTTCCGCAAGTTTGCCGTCCACGGCGACACCAAGGCGACCGGCCACGAAATGTCGGGCAAGAACTTCGCCAAACTCTGCAAGGACTGCAAGGTCATCGACGGCAAGACGACCACTGGCACCGACGTCGACATAGTCTTCACCAAGGTCAA GGCCAAGTCAGCACGGGTGATCACCTTCGAGGAGTTCAAGCAAGCGCTGAAGGAACTGTCTAAGAAGAGGTTCAAGAgcatgggggaggaggaggctgTCGAGGCAGTCCATGCCCTGGTTGCCGGCAAAGAGCCCGTTCTGGTGGGAGTAACG AAGGTGGCGAAAGCGGGCGCGGTTGACCGCCTGACCGACACGTCCAAGTTCACGGGCTCGCACAAGGAGCGCTTCGACCAGAgcgggaaggggagggggcgagCGGGGAGAGAGGACCCGCTGGACAACACCGGCTTCGTGGCTGCTTACAAAGGCCAGGGGACCTACGACGACAAGGTGAAAGGATCCAAGTGA